In Uranotaenia lowii strain MFRU-FL chromosome 2, ASM2978415v1, whole genome shotgun sequence, one genomic interval encodes:
- the LOC129748987 gene encoding ranBP-type and C3HC4-type zinc finger-containing protein 1-like, whose translation MESQTEAKTPQFQTFMEELLETENDLVPNLESSECNICSKVLTPKEGIVLKNCLHSYCKECLKASVMQTCPPSICCPYPNGRFECIGTMIDTELQKLLGPYDYQQFTLRQLENLAKEPRELSKDDMDKLLVLTDMSLVPNEDAFDCPICFETIAPHEGAILSECFHTVCRQCLTNTIKFSQKVEVVCPILKCCSIIQDCEIRSVLSNEDYCTFSKKMMDFFEINSNSFHCRRPNCTGWWIIENDNDSSIECPICRSYNCIVCKAIHGGMSCAEFQDRQLNGNATVDNRLTMQKISEMRQSRIAMPCPKCGVIIQKKDGCDGISCTYCKTAICWATLGPRWGPGGVGDTSGGCRCNVNGYKCNVNCRNCH comes from the exons ATGGAATCCCAAACAGAAGCCAAAACTCCCCAG TTCCAGACTTTCATGGAAGAGCTACTTGAAACAGAAAATGACCTTGTACCGAATTTGGAAAGCTCGGAATGTAATATTTGCTCAAAGGTTTTAACACCTAAAGAAggaatagttttgaaaaactgtttgcaTTCGTATTGCAAAGAATGCCTTAAGGCATCGGTTATGCAAACATGTCCGCCCTCCATTTGTTGTCCGTACCCGAATGGGCGTTTCGAATGCATCGGTACCATGATCGACACGGAACTTCAAAAATTGCTTGGACCGTACGATTACCAACAATTTACATTGCGACAGCTAGAGAACCTAGCCAAAGAACCACGGGAACTGAGCAAAGATGATATGGATAAACTACTGGTTTTAACGGATATGTCGTTGGTACCAAACGAAGACGCATTTGATTGTCCCATTTGTTTTGAGACGATTGCACCTCACGAAGGAGCTATCCTTAGCGAGTGTTTCCATACAGTTTGCAGGCAGTGTTTGACAAAcactattaaattttcccagaaGGTCGAGGTAGTCTGCCCTATTCTGAAGTGTTGTAGCATAATTCAAGATTGTGAGATAAGATCAGTTCTTAGCAACGAGGATTACTgcacattttcaaagaaaatgatGGACTTCTTTGAAATCAATTCCAACTCTTTCCACTGTAGAAGACCGAACTGCACGGGTTGGTGGATAATCGAAAATGACAATGACTCCTCGATTGAATGCCCCATCTGCCGCTCCTACAACTGTATTGTTTGTAAG GCCATTCACGGTGGAATGAGCTGTGCAGAGTTTCAAGATAGACAGCTCAATGGAAACGCTACTGTAGACAACAGACTTACAATGCAAAAAATATCGGAAATGCGCCAATCTCGTATAGCTATGCCCTGTCCCAAGTGCGGGGttatcatacaaaaaaaagatgGATGTGATGGTATAAGTTGCACGTACTGCAAAACAGCCATATGTTGGGCAACCCTTGGACCACGTTGGGGACCCGGCGGTGTAGGAGACACCAGCGGTGGCTGCCGTTGTAATGTCAACGGCTACAAATGTAACGTCAACTGCCGAAATTGCCATTGA